In Synechococcus sp. PCC 7502, the genomic stretch AAGATTCTTCGCTTTTGCTTGTTCGTCATACAGTTCCTGAATATCGTTATAATATGGACGGACGGCGGGATAGACAACCTCCTCTTCAGCTTCAGAATGAGCGGATAAGTCTAAGTATATCTGCCCAAAATACTCTTGTAATTTTTGCGGATCATTAGTAGCTTTAATCTGGGCAAATAGGGTATTGACCTTAGTATGATCCAATCGAATTAAGTCACAGATCCCAATTTCATGATCACTACGACTTATAATACCACCCGCAACTCCACTAATGGCTGCGATGGTATCCTGAACCCTTGACCATAGACCATTATCAGAAGGCAGACCTGTGAGTTCTAATGTACTCAAGGATTCCATAATTCCTTTCAGTTGCTCCTCATGTCCACGATTATCAAAGTTAACTCCATTAAGAGGAGCGATCGCCACGGCAATATCCGCACCAACTACTTGACCAGCCTTATGCACAAGTACTCCTGCCATTGCCTGTGTATGGGTGAGGAGTTCATGTTTGGCAACTTTCTCAAATAAAGTGACATCTGAATCCTTCATGATCTTTTGCACTTCTTCCATCTCTTTCTGCACTTTAGCTTTTGGTTCAGCTTTAATGCCATACTGCACAATTACAGTTTCAATAATTCCTAGGTTCTTGCGATCATCACGGAGTAAACTCTCTAACCGATTAGTAATTTCCCGATCAGGACAGGCTTCGATCAAAGCTTCCTCATTAGAAATAAGTAAATTCTGTAAAGCCTTCATCTCTGATAGCTTTACTGCGATCGCAGTCCGTTTGGTATCTTCTATTTGTACAGACATAGTATATATTCCCCTAAATTAAAAGGTATGAGTGATTACTTGAAACGAATTAAATCTGAACCCTTAGTCAGCTTTGGATTAAGTCTGAAGAAGGGCTATTAAATTACTGGATTTGATTAACTATCTACTCGGTACAGATGTAGCTGCTCGATCCCATGCATCTTTAACTGCGTGTTTAGCTTGCTCCCAACTCAAAGATCCAGTTTTATTCGCATCGTAATCCCGATGTAAATCTGATTCAACATCATGGAAACTCTGACCGCTCTTGCCATAGCGTGCATAGCCTTCATAGCCAATACGATAGGCAGGTTGATAGTCTTCGTATACTGCTCCTTTTTCCACATATGGACGAGAACTATAGCTTGCCCGCCAATGGGTATCTTCAACTGTGGGATTAATTTGCTCGGCGGTACTTTTACCAGCTAATCCTCCTACCACTGATCCGACCACAGCTCCAACTACCGCACCGATTGGTCCTCCCACAACTCCACCAATCACTGTGGCAGTGGCACCCGCACCTGCGGCACCTACACCTGTTCCCAAAGGATGTGCGCCTGATTCTCCAGTAATAGGATCAGGGTTAGAATCCGTTTGATTGGTAGAACTTATCTTTTCATTATTCATGTTGACTTTTCCTGATAAATGACTTGAAATAAATGGCTTAAAACTATGACAGAAATTGAAAATTGAAAGCTTTTTCCTGTCACTCAACTAAAGAATATTTACGCCAATAACATAGAGTTAGGGACTATATGGTTCCCATTACATAAGGGGAATATTCGATAATTAATGACAGGTCTGCTCTAAATTGCTGCCAGAAAAAAGAGTAATTACGAAGCTCTTGAGACTAACCGAACTCCATATAGTAAGACTACTGCCCCAATAGTTGCTACCAGTAAACTACCGATTAAGCCACCACCAGTGGAAACTCCAAAAGTACTAAATAGGAAGCCTCCTAATAATGCACCAATAATACCGACAACGATATCACCAACTATGCCGAATCCGCTTCCTTGAACTAAACGACCAGCTAAGGCACCTGCCACTAGCCCAATTAAAATGAACTAAATAAATTCTATCTAATTTCTCCAATATTTAAAATCTAAAATCTGTAGCTGTCTTGGTTCTTACTGTCCTAGAAAATCTTTAACAGAATCAACCATTTCTCCCACTTTGTTACCAGACTTTTCTGATAGCTCTTTAGTGTTATCTAAAGCTTCATCAGTGCGATCGCCAACCGCATTTTTAGCTTTCTCTACACCATCACCAATATCATTCTTAGCAGTCTTGGTGGCATTCTCAACTTTACCAATATTTTCCTTGGTACCATCTTTCACATTTTTAGCTAATTCCTTAGCTCGATTTCCCATTTCTTTCGAGATTTCTTTGCTGGAAGTAGCGACCTTGTCAATCACCTTATCCGTTCTACCATCTCGGATATCACGACTGATTTCCTTAATAGTTCCTGCGGCTTTATCAATTCCCATATCGATTTTTACACCTTCAACTTGTTTAGAAAAAGGCGCAGCGATCACCGCAGGACTGAAGAAGGTAGCTTGTAATACTAGGACTAAGGCTACTACAACTCCAAGCATAGGCAGAAAGCCTTTTTTAATATCTGCCAAGACATCCTTAACCTTGACAGTCAAAGCATTTAAAGAAGCAGAGTTAATTTTATTGATCATTGTAATTTACCTAACGATTTATATCATCCGTTGATAAAAAAAATCATCACATCAAGATGTATCAAATCATGTTTGAGCAATGTATGGTTTAATTGAGTTGCATAATAAAGATAGAAGTCTTTACAATAAGAATTCATATTAACCATAAATTGACTCCATCCAAATATTAGCTAACCAAGCAACTAACGTGTAAATGGTGAAAATATGCTGGCTGGTGGTAAACCCCGCTTTTCATTACCATGTCCTGCTGGCTTAACCGATGAGAAGCTTACAGCAACATTTGAATACGATCGCAATTAAGAGCGGATTATACTTTTCTAAGTGTTCTTTGTGCCTTCCTTCAGTGATTTGTGAAAAGTTTGAAGGGCAACTCACTAGGATTTCCCGCAGACAAGTATCCATGTTCTGGCTAGATGTCGCTATCTGGGCGATTGAGCTTTAGTATCAATAACTATATTAAGTTTTGTAACGTATTTAAGCAACTTACCTAAGTTAATCACTTACTCAAACATAAGCCAAATAAATTAAAAAAAATAGAAGTTAATAAAAAAGCTTCTACTATTAGCAAAATTTTTTAAAACCTATTTGAGATTTACATTATAAGAAAATCGGAGAGTTAGATCAAGCAGAGAAAATTACTCAAGATGCGGAAACTGCTACGAAATCATAGATGAGGAGAATCTCATGGAATATCCACAAATACCAACAAATGAGAACGATCGTCTAGCTGAACTCAACCGCTACAATATTCTTGATACATTACCAGAACAAGAATATGACGATATAACTAACCTTGCTTCTAAAGTTTGTGGAACGCCAATTGCTTTAATATCATTTGTTGATCGAGATCGGCAATGGTTTAAATCTCGTGTCGGATTGGACGAAACAGAAACACCTCGCGAGATTTCTTTTTGTGGTCATGTTGTTTTTGACAATGAAATCTTAAATGTTCCCGATGCGACCAAAGATTTGCGTTTTGCCGATCATCCATCAGTTACCGAAAGCCCAAATATTCGTTTTTATTTGGGAATTCCTTTAAAATCCCCTGACAACTATACATTGGGAACTTTATGCGTAGTCGATTACCAGCCTAGAGAGCTGACACCAGAGCATATTAGCCAACTAGAATCCCTCAGTCGCCTAGTCATTAGTCAGCTAGAACTAAGAAGAAATGAGCAAACTTCTCGTCTATTAAACTCAGTGGTTGAGTCTTCCCATGATCCAATCATTACTAAAACCCTAGATGGAATTGTTACTAGTTTGAACCCTGCGGCTGTACGGGTGTTTGGCTACTCAACCGATGATATCGTGGGAAAATCGATTCTATTAATGATTCCTCCAGATCGCCAAGAAGAAGAGACCATGATTATTGCTCGCCTCCGCCAAGGGGAAAGGATAGAGCATTTTGAAACCATTCGTCTCTGTAAAGATGGCAGTACACGAGATGTATCCTTGACTATTTCTCCTTTGATGGATGAAAAGGGTAAAGTTATTGGTATTTCCAAAATTTTGCGTGATATTACCGAACACAAGAGATGGGAAGAACAAAAACAACGACTAACAGAACGCCTAACTTTAGCACTCGAGTCTGGGGCGATCGGCTGCTGGGAATGGGATATTTCGCAGAACATTATTGATTGTGACGATCGGATGTATGAAATGTATGGAATATCAAAAGAAACTGATTCCCATCAGCTTTTTGAAATTTTGGTAAACGCGATCCATCACGAAGATCGTAGCGATACTTTAACTTTGCTCGAACAAGCCTCATTAGGACTTGCCGAGTATGATTGTGAGTTTCGAGTCATTCATCCCGATCGCAGTATTCACTTCATTAAAGCCTATGGAAAGCTTGTTCGGGACGATCAATGTAATCCTAAATGTATGATTGGGATTAATTTTGATATTAGCGATCGCAAAGAGGCTGAGGCTAAGTTATCCCAGCTAGTAACACAAAAAGAGGCACTATTTTTTATTACCCAATCGATTCTCCAAGTCCTAGATATTCCCCACATTCTCAATATCACTGTAAATAAGATCAGAGAAATATTAGACTTAGATCGCGTTGCCATTTATCGCTTTCAGCCCGATTGGGGTGGTGAATTTATCGTCGAATCCGTTGATGATGCTTGGGTTAAACTCATAGAAAATGGAGTACATAAGACTTGGGACGATACTTACCTCCAAGAA encodes the following:
- a CDS encoding GlsB/YeaQ/YmgE family stress response membrane protein, coding for MAGALAGRLVQGSGFGIVGDIVVGIIGALLGGFLFSTFGVSTGGGLIGSLLVATIGAVVLLYGVRLVSRAS
- a CDS encoding hemerythrin domain-containing protein, with the translated sequence MSVQIEDTKRTAIAVKLSEMKALQNLLISNEEALIEACPDREITNRLESLLRDDRKNLGIIETVIVQYGIKAEPKAKVQKEMEEVQKIMKDSDVTLFEKVAKHELLTHTQAMAGVLVHKAGQVVGADIAVAIAPLNGVNFDNRGHEEQLKGIMESLSTLELTGLPSDNGLWSRVQDTIAAISGVAGGIISRSDHEIGICDLIRLDHTKVNTLFAQIKATNDPQKLQEYFGQIYLDLSAHSEAEEEVVYPAVRPYYNDIQELYDEQAKAKNLLEQIKAMSCEDTVEFKTAVEGLMIAVTAHIKEEEDEMFPRIKESFGDEQQKLMATEFKAAKSKIQDQRLALAAQ